A single window of Nicotiana sylvestris chromosome 3, ASM39365v2, whole genome shotgun sequence DNA harbors:
- the LOC104236652 gene encoding endoglucanase 3-like, which translates to MAFRVKVSVCIILFLSFSSFFFSLGTAQGGFNYREALEKSILFFEGQRSGKLPPNQRVSWRGSSGLSDGSLAKVDLTGGYYDAGDNVKFNFPMAYTTTMLSWNTLEYGKRMGPQLQNARAAIRWATDYFLKCANAAPNKLFVGVGDPNADHKCWERPEDMDTVRSVYYVSPSSPGSDVAGEMAAALAAASLVFRTVDPVYSKKLLGNAVKVFRFAVQFRGSYSDSLGSAACPFYCSYSGYKDELYWGAAWLLRATNDISYLNFINTLGVNDVPDLFSWDNKYAGAHVLMARRSVVGNDKRFDSFRQQAENFVCKILPNSPYTSTQYTKGGLIYKLPEENLQYVTSITSLLTTYAKYMASKKHTFNCGSLLVTEKTIRILAKRQVDYILGNNPMKMSYMVGYGTNYPRRVHHRGSSLPSMAMHPQSFGCDGGFQPYYYTANANPNILVGAIVGGPNQNDFFPDERTDYSHSEPATYINAAIVGPLAYFDSSER; encoded by the exons ATGGCGTTTAGAGTGAAAGTTTCTGTTTGCATCATTCTCTTCTTGTCCTTCTCATCATTCTTCTTCTCATTGGGTACTGCCCAAGGGGGTTTCAACTATAGAGAAGCTCTTGAAAAGTCCATTTTGTTCTTTGAAGGACAAAGATCAGGGAAACTTCCCCCTAACCAGCGTGTCTCTTGGAGGGGTAGTTCGGGACTTTCAGATGGTTCACTTGCTAAA GTGGACTTAACTGGAGGCTATTATGATGCTGGAGACAATGTCAAGTTCAATTTCCCAATGGCATACACTACCACAATGCTCTCTTGGAACACACTTGAGTATGGCAAGAGAATGGGGCCCCAATTGCAAAATGCACGGGCCGCTATACGTTGGGCCACCGATTACTTCCTCAAATGTGCAAATGCTGCGCCCAACAAGCTCTTCGTTGGCGTTGGCGATCCAAATGCTGATCACAAGTGTTGGGAAAGGCCTGAAGATATGGATACTGTCCGGAGTGTCTATTATGTCTCTCCGAGCAGTCCTGGTTCCGACGTGGCCGGAGAAATGGCCGCTGCTTTAGCTGCTGCCTCATTAGTTTTCCGGACGGTTGATCCGGTGTACTCAAAAAAGCTACTGGGAAATGCAGTGAAAGTGTTTAGATTTGCAGTTCAATTCAGAGGCTCCTATAGTGATTCACTAGGCTCTGCAGCTTGCCCATTCTATTGCTCATACTCTGGTTATAAG GATGAGCTATATTGGGGAGCGGCATGGCTATTGAGAGCAACAAATGATATTTCATACTTAAACTTCATAAACACATTGGGAGTCAATGATGTACCAGACTTATTTAGCTGGGACAACAAGTATGCTGGTGCTCATGTTCTTATGGCAAGG AGAAGCGTTGTTGGAAATGACAAAAGGTTTGATTCATTCAGACAACAGGCTGAAAACTTTGTTTGCAAAATATTACCCAACTCACCTTATACAAGCACCCAATATACAAAAG GGGGCCTAATTTACAAGCTACCTGAAGAAAATCTTCAATATGTGACATCCATCACATCTTTGCTTACCACTTATGCCAAATACATGGCAAGTAAAAAGCACACTTTCAACTGTGGAAGCCTCTTGGTCACAGAAAAGACCATTAGAATACTTGCAAAAAGACAG GTGGACTATATATTAGGTAACAATCCAATGAAAATGTCATACATGGTAGGCTATGGAACAAATTACCCTCGAAGAGTTCACCACAGAGGATCATCTTTACCTTCAATGGCAATGCATCCACAGTCATTTGGTTGTGATGGTGGATTTCAACCATACTATTATACAGCAAATGCCAACCCAAACATATTGGTTGGAGCAATTGTTGGAGGTCCTAATCAAAATGATTTCTTCCCGGATGAACGTACAGATTATAGTCATTCAGAGCCTGCTACTTATATTAATGCTGCCATTGTTGGACCTCTAGCATACTTTGATAGTTCCGAACGTTAG